In Spodoptera frugiperda isolate SF20-4 chromosome 4, AGI-APGP_CSIRO_Sfru_2.0, whole genome shotgun sequence, a single window of DNA contains:
- the LOC126910670 gene encoding uncharacterized protein LOC126910670 → MESTVLLEGLVKAIRDAITTNQRHDDIALPLFDPEKNDNGAEGWCRSIEKLGAEFKWSSIQQAAKAGKALRGSALSWFEAWEPETERSWEALRKDLVDLYPEKKNLSEKLSKAVLYTSDSAETYCEYAREKVRLLRCTKVAFTEPQLIELVCGGISEVNVRMASLNSSVGTVPDLIALFSTYEKAPKKRSLEEATKPGQSISSNAKRFKSNNEVGLRDEKKCFTCGKGGHLMAQCSKNIGQSSNKESNQRNLQTIKIVCSFCKKEGHTFEKCFHRVACTVCNKMGHSPDRCFHRFQKREENKDVSITDTK, encoded by the coding sequence ATGGAGTCGACCGTTCTACTGGAAGGTTTGGTGAAAGCCATCCGCGATGCAATTACGACAAATCAGCGGCATGATGACATCGCCCTGCCTCTCTTCGATCCTGAGAAAAACGACAACGGTGCTGAAGGGTGGTGCAGAAGCATCGAGAAACTTGGCGCTGAATTCAAGTGGAGCAGTATCCAGCAGGCTGCCAAGGCTGGTAAGGCCCTACGGGGCTCTGCATTATCTTGGTTCGAAGCATGGGAACCGGAGACTGAAAGGTCCTGGGAGGCTTTACGTAAGGATCTGGTGGATTTGTATCCGGAAAAGAAAAATTTATCTGAAAAACTATCGAAAGCCGTACTGTACACATCAGATTCCGCCGAAACTTACTGTGAATACGCTAGGGAAAAGGTCAGGTTGCTACGTTGCACCAAGGTGGCCTTTACGGAACCACAATTAATTGAGCTTGTTTGTGGTGGAATAAGTGAAGTAAACGTGAGAATGGCTAGTTTAAATAGTTCAGTCGGTACAGTACCCGATTTGATAGCCTTATTCTCCACGTATGAAAAAGCCCCTAAGAAAAGATCGTTAGAAGAAGCCACAAAACCCGGACAATCTATTTCTAGTAATGCTAAGCGTTTTAAGTCAAATAATGAAGTAGGACTCAGGGATgaaaaaaagtgttttacaTGTGGAAAAGGGGGACACCTTATGGCTCAGTGCTCAAAAAATATTGGTCAGTCCAGTAACAAGGAATCAAACCAAAGGAATTTACAAACAATCAAAATAGTTTGTTCCTTCTGTAAAAAAGAGGGTCACacttttgaaaaatgttttcatCGTGTAGCCTGTACTGTGTGTAACAAAATGGGTCATTCACCTGACAGGTGCTTTCACCGTTTCCAAAAACGCGAGGAAAACAAAGACGTTAGCATTACAGACACTAAATGA